One window from the genome of Clarias gariepinus isolate MV-2021 ecotype Netherlands chromosome 15, CGAR_prim_01v2, whole genome shotgun sequence encodes:
- the tmem221 gene encoding transmembrane protein 221 produces MSYSQRALLVLALLGLLSAIMSLMSASLIFHLNSAVKESGSGETWAVLKPLCAVMSALSLTLSSSSAIICLLHAHFTTETGREHTHRAEWFLSDSRVIRHVAIGLFCVGISFYLGALSIYMLLVFEIETGIASVCVLSSGVLVLLILVIHALVRATCISKYFHNQHINTVYLNDPESSTGICTVASELSLRDKTTRQRSEDSMNHLFSYTQPKQYSSEREACGESGRMHRTLSSESSLLQTQTKPWNSINHEMRTVLTRKATAKDSTLV; encoded by the exons ATGAGCTACAGCCAGCGGGCTCTCCTCGTCCTGGCGCTCCTGGGGCTTTTATCGGCGATCATGTCGCTGATGTCGGCGAGTTTGATTTTCCACCTGAACTCCGCGGTGAAGGAGTCTGGATCGGGGGAAACGTGGGCCGTGTTAAAGCCGCTGTGCGCCGTGATGTCtgcgctctctctcactctcagctcCAGCTCGGCCATCATCTGCCTCCTGCACGCGCACTTTACCACCGAAACAgggagagaacacacacacag GGCTGAATGGTTCCTGTCAGACAGCAGGGTCATTCGGCATGTCGCTATCGGCTTGTTTTGTGTTGGAATTTCTTTTTACCTGGGTG CCCTGTCCATTTACATGCTGCTGGTCTTTGAGATCGAGACAGGAATAGCCAGCGTGTGTGTGCTCTCTTCTGGTGTACTGGTGCTGCTAATTTTAGTCATTCATGCTCTGGTCCGGGCCACTTGTATATCCAAATACTTTCACAACCAACACATCAATACCGTGTACCTGAACGACCCAGAGAGCAGCACTGGCATCTGCACAGTGGCATCAGAGCTTAGCCTCAGAGACAAGACAACAAGACAACGCAGTGAAGACAGCATGAACCACCTGTTTTCCTATACACAGCCCAAACAGTACTCCAGTGAAAGAGAGGCTTGTGGTGAGAGTGGACGCATGCACAGGACCCTGTCTAGTGAATCCAGCCTGCTCCAGACACAAACAAAGCCTTGGAACAGCATCAACCACGAAATGAGAACTGTGCTGACTCGCAAAGCCACCGCCAAAGACTCGACGTTAGTGTGA